In a genomic window of Myotis daubentonii chromosome X, mMyoDau2.1, whole genome shotgun sequence:
- the LOC132223744 gene encoding T-cell leukemia/lymphoma protein 1A-like encodes MPRLPSKVHLTSHPIYLDIRGPSVYEDDKHRTWLHLVMETGGVLQVRLCQVNIVSGYIPLTTSPLTSSTMPLMWTIQPGNKYLDSMGRFWRIVHHVKENGVEKMTLELKEDS; translated from the coding sequence ATGCCCAGGCTACCGTCGAAGGTGCATCTCACCTCACACCCCATCTACCTGGATATCCGTGGGCCCTCGGTGTATGAGGATGACAAGCATCGCACATGGCTGCATCTCGTCATGGAGACAGGAGGTGTCCTGCAAGTACGGTTGTGCCAGGTAAACATCGTCAGTGGGTATATCCCACTCACCACCAGCCCGCTGACCTCGAGCACCATGCCTTTGATGTGGACGATCCAACCTGGCAACAAGTACCTGGACTCCATGGGCCGGTTCTGGCGCATTGTGCACCACGTCAAGGAGAATGGTGTGGAGAAAATGACCCTTGAGCTGAAGGAAGACTCGTAG
- the LOC132223746 gene encoding protein p13 MTCP-1-like, with product MARHPTKVLLTSHPKCLRIRGHLVYEDEIRRTWLHLVMDTGVMHVRLRQEDIPSGHIALTRSPLTSSNMPWMWTLHSGSQYVDPMGRFWHIVYHIKEFGVEEMILQLMEDSQDT from the coding sequence ATGGCCAGGCACCCGACAAAGGTGCTCCTCACCTCGCACCCCAAGTGCTTGAGGATCCGTGGCCACTTGGTGTATGAGGACGAGATCAGGCGCACATGGCTGCATCTCGTCATGGACACAGGTGTAATGCATGTACGGTTGCGCCAGGAAGACATCCCCAGTGGGCATATCGCACTCACCCGCAGCCCGCTGACCTCGAGCAACATGCCTTGGATGTGGACGCTCCACTCTGGCAGCCAGTACGTGGACCCCATGGGCCGGTTCTGGCACATCGTATACCACATCAAGGAGTTTGGTGTGGAGGAAATGATCCTTCAGCTGATGGAAGACTCTCAGGACACGTGA
- the LOC132223747 gene encoding protein p13 MTCP-1-like has product MAELPSIVHLTSHPSNLSFRGPSVYEDENQRTWLHLFTDIGDHLQVQLCQVDYPSEPNRLPTSPLTSSNMPMWWTIHLHSRYLDSMDRFWCIVHHIKKDGMEEMILELMEDS; this is encoded by the coding sequence ATGGCTGAGCTCCCATCGATCGTGCACCTCACCTCGCACCCCAGCAACCTGAGTTTTCGTGGGCCCTCGGTTTATGAGGACGAGAACCAGCGCACATGGCTGCATCTCTTCACAGACATAGGAGATCACCTTCAAGTACAGTTGTGCCAGGTCGATTACCCCAGTGAGCCTAACCGACTCCCCACCAGCCCACTGACCTCCAGCAACATGCCTATGTGGTGGACGATCCACCTTCACAGCAGGTACCTGGACTCCATGGACCGATTTTGGTGCATCGTGCACCACATCAAGAAGGATGGcatggaggaaatgatccttgagctgatgGAAGACTCTTAG